GCGGCCCCGCAGCGCTATCCGGGCTCGTCCTGGGCGAGGCCGCTCAGCGCTTCCCGGTACGCCTCGAGGTCACTGGCGGAGAAGAGGACAAAGCGGATCTCGTCGAACGCGTCGGGGTGCGACGGCACGTAATCGGCTACGGCGCCCAGCGCCAGTGGCGCGGCCTGCCGGATGGGATAGCCGTAGGCGCCCGTGCTGATGGCGGGGAAGGCCACCGTGCGGAGCCCCTCCTCCCGCGCGCGCTCGAGCGAGTTGCGGTAGGCGGAGCGCAGCAGCTCCGGCTCGCCCCTGCCCCCGCCG
This sequence is a window from Gemmatimonadota bacterium. Protein-coding genes within it:
- a CDS encoding O-acetyl-ADP-ribose deacetylase: MEHLRIGSTNVRLVQGDITEQQVEAVVNAANSTLLGGGGVDGAIHRRGGPEILAECQELRRTRYPGGLPTGEAVATTAGKLPAKRVIHTAGPVWHGGGRGEPELLRSAYRNSLERAREEGLRTVAFPAISTGAYGYPIRQAAPLALGAVADYVPSHPDAFDEIRFVLFSASDLEAYREALSGLAQDEPG